In the Piscinibacter sp. XHJ-5 genome, one interval contains:
- a CDS encoding DMT family transporter — MSLTPRQSLLLVLLTLTWGLNWPVMKLGVTGFPPLTFRSLSMWLGLPVLFAVTRWMKADLRIPHRDWPEVAKLTLTNMLVWHTVSILAVQALSSGRAAILGYTMPIFSAVWGRALFGERLTARQRIGIAAAAVGVALLLWHELAQIAGRPWGAFGMLVAAAAWGLGTQQMRRTHLAASTIALSWWMTVITTVVVTLLAAIIERDRWHAPPPAIWFSVGYNALLVFGFSQPVWLVLARTLPPAASSLSVMMIPVLGALSGAWWLGESLHWQDGAAIVLMGAAIASVLWPRRISAGAGTDRRSPAP, encoded by the coding sequence TTGAGCCTGACGCCCCGCCAGTCGCTGCTGCTGGTGCTGCTCACGTTGACCTGGGGGCTCAACTGGCCCGTGATGAAGCTCGGCGTGACGGGATTCCCGCCGCTCACCTTTCGCTCGCTCTCGATGTGGCTCGGCCTGCCGGTGCTGTTCGCCGTGACGCGCTGGATGAAGGCCGACTTGCGCATCCCGCACCGTGACTGGCCCGAGGTGGCCAAGCTCACGCTGACCAACATGCTGGTCTGGCACACGGTGTCGATCCTCGCGGTGCAGGCGCTGTCGTCCGGCCGCGCCGCGATCCTCGGCTACACGATGCCGATCTTCAGCGCCGTGTGGGGCCGTGCGCTGTTCGGCGAGCGCCTCACGGCCCGCCAGCGGATCGGGATCGCGGCCGCGGCCGTCGGCGTCGCGCTGCTGCTGTGGCACGAGCTCGCGCAGATCGCCGGCCGCCCGTGGGGTGCCTTCGGCATGCTCGTGGCCGCGGCGGCCTGGGGGCTGGGCACGCAGCAGATGCGCCGCACGCACCTCGCGGCGTCCACCATCGCGTTGAGCTGGTGGATGACGGTGATCACCACCGTCGTCGTCACGCTGCTCGCGGCGATCATCGAACGCGATCGATGGCACGCGCCGCCGCCCGCGATCTGGTTCTCCGTGGGCTACAACGCGCTGCTGGTGTTCGGCTTCTCGCAGCCTGTCTGGCTGGTGCTGGCGCGCACGCTGCCGCCGGCCGCCTCGTCGTTGTCGGTGATGATGATCCCGGTGCTCGGGGCGCTGTCGGGCGCCTGGTGGCTCGGCGAGTCGCTGCACTGGCAGGACGGCGCGGCCATCGTGCTGATGGGCGCGGCGATCGCCTCGGTGCTGTGGCCGCGCCGGATCAGCGCCGGCGCCGGTACGGATCGGCGTAGCCCAGCGCCATGA
- the ruvB gene encoding Holliday junction branch migration DNA helicase RuvB — MSIQTDEFPASRRMVSAASASPNEEAIERALRPKGLAEYIGQSKAREQLEIFIGAARMRSEAMDHVLLFGPPGLGKTTLSHIIANELGVNLRQTSGPVLEKPKDLAAILTNLERNDVLFIDEIHRLSPVVEEILYPALEDYQIDIMIGEGPAARSIKLDLQPFTLVGATTRAGMLTNPLRDRFGIVARLEFYTADELARIVHRSAGLLDVPIDAEGAFEIARRSRGTPRISNRLLRRVRDYADVKGDGRITKVIADKALAMLDVDPQGFDVMDRKLLEAVIHRFDGGPVGLDNVAAAIGEERDTIEDVIEPYLIQQGYLQRTPRGRIATLAAFRHLGVAPPKSAGDLFDA, encoded by the coding sequence ATGAGCATCCAGACCGACGAGTTCCCTGCCTCGCGTCGCATGGTCAGCGCCGCCAGCGCGTCGCCCAACGAAGAGGCGATCGAGCGGGCGCTGCGGCCCAAGGGGCTGGCGGAATACATCGGCCAGAGCAAGGCGCGCGAGCAGCTCGAGATCTTCATCGGCGCAGCCAGGATGCGCAGCGAGGCGATGGACCATGTGCTGCTGTTCGGCCCGCCCGGCCTCGGCAAGACGACGCTGTCGCACATCATCGCCAACGAGCTGGGCGTCAACCTGCGGCAGACCTCCGGGCCGGTGCTCGAGAAGCCCAAGGACCTGGCCGCTATCCTCACCAATCTCGAACGCAACGACGTGCTCTTCATCGACGAGATCCACCGGCTGAGCCCGGTCGTCGAGGAGATCCTGTACCCGGCGCTGGAGGACTACCAGATCGACATCATGATCGGCGAAGGCCCGGCCGCGCGCTCGATCAAGCTGGACCTGCAGCCGTTCACGCTGGTGGGCGCCACCACGCGCGCGGGCATGCTGACCAACCCGCTGCGCGACCGCTTCGGCATCGTCGCGAGGCTGGAGTTCTACACGGCCGACGAGCTCGCGCGCATCGTGCACCGATCGGCCGGCCTGCTCGACGTGCCCATCGATGCGGAGGGTGCCTTCGAGATTGCCCGCCGCTCCCGCGGCACGCCGCGCATATCCAACCGCCTGCTGCGCCGCGTGCGCGATTACGCCGACGTGAAGGGCGACGGCCGCATCACGAAAGTGATCGCGGACAAGGCGCTGGCCATGCTCGACGTCGATCCGCAGGGCTTCGACGTGATGGACCGCAAGCTGCTCGAAGCGGTGATCCACCGTTTCGACGGCGGGCCGGTGGGCCTCGACAACGTGGCCGCCGCGATCGGCGAGGAGCGCGACACGATCGAAGACGTGATCGAGCCCTACCTCATCCAGCAGGGTTACCTGCAGCGCACGCCGCGCGGCCGCATCGCCACGCTGGCCGCCTTCCGCCATCTCGGCGTGGCGCCGCCCAAGTCAGCGGGCGACCTGTTCGACGCCTGA
- a CDS encoding ATP-binding protein, with translation MSIRALWTLLLAWLAALSLTGPATAAPVVITRALSINSASDRFPEGVPTLPVQLPDDWAQTRPRHDGSVWYRTTFDTPAGTGRDDLLALYIERACSNVEVFLNGHRIYSGGRMTEPLTRQCYHPHLVTLPAALLQSQGNVLDLRLVGSALQRVAARQRAGGLSALTIGAQSQLEPAFAERLFWNITLVELTSLTLLIVGAFMLALYRMNRREVPLLYFGALLAGWALLSTRVWWRDLPLPTATIEFIASSAYPALVACLVQFLLSYAALRSRLIESILVAQCLLMPLTLALAGPTRLFAATNAWYALLALEVFAAIGLYLTVVWRHRRDDFAPMLMILGGTTGLLLYVIAVQLQAVQQPPVQIMHFLVPLLFLGIGSRLLQVFSRALSAAEANRSTLEERVKEITAEIERNFAQLSELRVEQVTEKERKRIAADLHDDLGAKLLTIVHTSESERISTLAREALEEMRLSVRGLTGKPVRLADALADWRAETVLRLGQANIECDWKGPADEIEHLLPARAYVQTTRILREAVSNIIKHSSASHCKVRSSVGERDFGLLVQDNGKGIPMELDGKLDRGHGMSSMKHRAKQLQGQCLVESGPGYGTVIRLTLPL, from the coding sequence ATGTCCATCCGCGCCCTCTGGACCTTGCTGCTCGCCTGGCTGGCGGCGCTGAGCCTCACGGGGCCCGCGACCGCCGCGCCCGTGGTCATCACGCGGGCCCTGTCAATCAACAGCGCGAGCGACCGATTCCCCGAGGGCGTGCCGACCCTGCCGGTTCAGCTGCCCGACGACTGGGCGCAGACGCGGCCGCGCCACGACGGCAGCGTGTGGTACCGCACGACGTTCGATACGCCCGCGGGCACCGGACGCGACGACCTGCTGGCGCTGTACATCGAGCGGGCTTGCAGCAACGTCGAGGTCTTCCTCAACGGCCACCGCATCTACAGCGGCGGGCGCATGACGGAGCCGCTGACCCGCCAGTGCTACCACCCCCACCTCGTCACCCTGCCGGCCGCGCTGCTGCAGTCGCAGGGCAACGTGCTCGACCTTCGCCTGGTGGGCTCGGCGCTGCAGCGGGTTGCCGCGCGCCAGCGCGCCGGCGGCCTGTCGGCGCTGACCATCGGGGCGCAGTCGCAGCTCGAGCCGGCCTTCGCCGAGCGGCTGTTCTGGAACATCACGCTGGTCGAGCTGACCAGTCTCACGCTGCTCATCGTCGGCGCCTTCATGCTGGCGCTGTACCGGATGAACCGGCGCGAGGTGCCGCTCTTGTATTTCGGTGCGCTGCTGGCCGGCTGGGCGCTGCTGTCGACGCGGGTCTGGTGGCGCGACCTGCCGCTGCCCACCGCCACCATCGAATTCATCGCCAGCAGCGCCTATCCGGCGCTGGTGGCGTGCCTGGTGCAATTCCTGCTGAGCTACGCGGCGCTGCGCTCTCGCCTCATCGAAAGCATTCTGGTGGCGCAATGCCTGCTGATGCCGCTGACCCTCGCGCTGGCCGGACCGACGCGGCTGTTCGCCGCCACCAACGCCTGGTATGCGCTGCTCGCGCTGGAGGTGTTTGCGGCGATCGGCCTGTACCTCACCGTCGTCTGGCGGCACCGCCGCGACGATTTCGCGCCGATGCTGATGATCCTCGGCGGCACCACCGGACTGCTGCTCTACGTGATCGCCGTGCAACTGCAGGCCGTGCAGCAGCCGCCGGTGCAGATCATGCACTTCCTGGTGCCGCTGCTCTTCCTCGGGATCGGATCCCGGCTGCTGCAGGTGTTCAGCCGCGCGCTGAGCGCTGCCGAAGCCAATCGCTCGACGCTGGAGGAGCGCGTCAAGGAGATCACCGCCGAGATCGAGCGCAATTTCGCCCAGTTGTCGGAACTGCGGGTCGAGCAGGTCACCGAGAAGGAGCGCAAGCGCATCGCCGCCGACCTGCACGACGACCTCGGCGCCAAGCTGCTGACCATCGTGCACACCAGCGAGAGCGAGCGCATCTCCACGCTGGCGCGCGAGGCGCTCGAAGAAATGCGGCTGTCGGTGCGCGGGCTCACCGGCAAGCCGGTGCGGCTGGCCGATGCGCTGGCCGACTGGCGCGCGGAGACTGTCCTGCGGCTGGGCCAGGCCAACATCGAGTGCGACTGGAAGGGACCGGCCGACGAGATCGAGCACCTGCTGCCCGCCCGCGCCTACGTGCAGACGACGCGCATCCTGCGCGAGGCGGTCAGCAACATCATCAAGCACAGCAGTGCCTCTCATTGCAAGGTGCGCTCCAGCGTCGGCGAGCGCGACTTCGGCCTGCTGGTGCAGGACAACGGCAAGGGCATTCCCATGGAGCTCGACGGCAAGCTCGACCGCGGGCACGGCATGTCCAGCATGAAGCACCGCGCCAAGCAGCTGCAGGGCCAGTGCCTGGTGGAGTCGGGCCCCGGCTACGGCACCGTGATAAGGCTCACGCTGCCGCTGTAG
- a CDS encoding magnesium transporter CorA family protein produces MRIFHVHGDQFIELDTLPERLPAGGYLWMGTARREFEVQISRLQSALQSWTGGQLFEPHVADLLNNQLPSHYDYTSWYDILVFRRLAAGGGSAEMFVDESHGTLASARRALASIDTSPVGFALFDRLLLSVHPTECQVFEFFVQRLKTQSQVSEQRGGRLPASPADLMLRMVNHMVDSYLALRRLLTRQLGYLQQELFGARSRLETWQVLLDSRNTLHVLEDTCEDQRAAIVEWIDALDEWPEPPDAAARRERELVRVRSKDVLEHIERVLTHVRRLESSAEAAVQMYFAAQSNRTNAIMRTLTVLTAIFLPLNLVTGFFGMNFEGLPLIHSARGFWIIFGVMLVLGLGLSVFFWRKRYIGTSH; encoded by the coding sequence ATGCGCATCTTTCACGTCCACGGCGACCAGTTCATCGAGCTCGACACGCTGCCCGAGCGCCTGCCCGCCGGCGGCTACCTGTGGATGGGCACGGCTCGCCGCGAGTTCGAGGTCCAGATCTCGCGCCTCCAGTCGGCGCTGCAGTCGTGGACCGGCGGCCAGCTGTTCGAGCCGCACGTGGCCGACCTGCTCAACAACCAGCTTCCTTCGCACTACGACTACACCTCCTGGTACGACATCCTGGTGTTCCGCCGACTGGCCGCGGGCGGCGGCAGCGCAGAGATGTTCGTGGACGAGAGCCACGGCACGCTCGCCAGCGCACGGCGAGCGCTGGCCTCCATCGACACCAGCCCGGTCGGCTTCGCGCTGTTCGATCGCCTGCTGCTCAGCGTGCATCCGACCGAATGCCAGGTGTTCGAGTTCTTCGTGCAGCGACTCAAGACGCAGTCGCAGGTCAGCGAGCAACGCGGGGGCAGGCTTCCCGCCAGTCCGGCCGACCTGATGCTGCGCATGGTCAACCACATGGTCGACAGCTACCTCGCGCTGCGTCGCCTGCTGACGCGCCAGCTCGGCTACCTGCAGCAAGAGCTCTTCGGCGCGCGCAGCCGCCTGGAGACCTGGCAGGTCTTGCTCGACTCGCGCAACACGCTGCATGTGCTGGAGGACACCTGCGAGGACCAGCGCGCCGCCATCGTCGAGTGGATCGACGCCCTCGACGAGTGGCCCGAGCCGCCGGACGCCGCCGCGCGTCGTGAGCGCGAGCTCGTGCGGGTGCGCTCCAAGGACGTGCTCGAGCACATCGAACGCGTGCTCACGCACGTGCGCCGGCTCGAATCGTCGGCCGAGGCAGCGGTGCAGATGTACTTCGCAGCGCAGAGCAACCGCACCAACGCCATCATGCGCACGCTGACCGTGCTGACCGCGATCTTCCTGCCGCTGAACCTGGTGACCGGCTTCTTCGGCATGAATTTCGAAGGCCTGCCGTTGATCCACAGCGCACGCGGCTTCTGGATCATCTTCGGCGTGATGCTCGTGCTGGGTCTCGGCCTCAGCGTCTTCTTCTGGCGCAAGCGCTACATCGGTACCTCGCATTGA
- a CDS encoding PhoH family protein: MILRHAFIPLDNDRLAHLCGSMDQHLRDIEAALDVSITRRNESFKVEGAKPQAEKAVALLQTMYDRARHPIAPETFQLALAEASHPAVPARARAGEPESDEIALRTRRADLAGRTPNQHTYLRNILEHDITFGIGPAGTGKTFLAVACAVDALERSAVQRIILTRPAVEAGERLGFLPGDLAQKVDPYLRPLYDALYDLMGFDKVGKAFEKGSIEVAPLAFMRGRTLNHAFVILDEAQNTTPEQMKMFLTRIGFGSKCVVTGDVSQIDLPRGTDSGLIDAERVLRRVRGIATTHFTSADVVRHPLVARIVEAYDAARSDAT, from the coding sequence GTGATCCTTCGCCACGCGTTCATCCCCCTGGACAACGACCGCCTCGCGCACCTGTGCGGCAGCATGGACCAGCACCTGCGCGACATCGAGGCCGCGCTGGACGTGAGCATCACGCGGCGCAACGAGTCGTTCAAGGTCGAGGGCGCCAAGCCGCAGGCGGAGAAGGCCGTTGCGCTGCTGCAGACCATGTATGACCGCGCGCGCCATCCGATCGCACCGGAGACCTTTCAGCTCGCGCTCGCCGAAGCGAGCCATCCGGCAGTGCCGGCGCGTGCCCGCGCCGGCGAGCCGGAGTCCGACGAGATCGCGCTGCGCACCCGCCGCGCCGACCTGGCCGGCCGCACGCCGAACCAGCACACCTACCTGCGCAACATCCTCGAGCACGACATCACCTTCGGCATCGGCCCGGCCGGCACCGGCAAGACCTTCCTCGCCGTGGCCTGCGCGGTCGACGCCTTGGAGCGCAGCGCCGTGCAGCGGATCATCCTCACGCGTCCGGCAGTCGAAGCCGGCGAGCGCCTCGGCTTCCTGCCGGGCGACCTGGCGCAGAAGGTCGATCCGTACCTGCGGCCGCTGTACGACGCGCTGTACGACCTGATGGGCTTCGACAAGGTCGGCAAGGCGTTCGAGAAGGGCAGCATCGAGGTCGCGCCGCTCGCGTTCATGCGCGGACGCACGCTGAACCATGCGTTCGTCATCCTCGACGAGGCGCAGAACACCACGCCGGAGCAGATGAAGATGTTCCTCACCCGCATCGGCTTCGGGAGCAAGTGCGTCGTCACCGGCGACGTCAGCCAGATCGACCTCCCGCGCGGCACGGACAGCGGGTTGATCGACGCCGAGCGGGTGCTGCGCCGCGTGCGCGGCATCGCGACGACGCACTTCACGTCAGCCGACGTGGTGCGCCATCCGCTGGTGGCCCGCATCGTCGAGGCCTACGACGCGGCACGCTCCGACGCCACGTGA
- the ruvA gene encoding Holliday junction branch migration protein RuvA has protein sequence MIGRLTGVLAEKSPPQLLIDVNGLGYEVDVPMSSFYNLPGLGERVTLLTHFVVREDAQVLYGFLTHDERATFRQLVKISGVGPRTALAILSGLSVSELAQAVSLQESGRLVKVPGIGKKTAERLLLELKGKLGDALAAPATVANDAHADILQALLALGYSDREAAAAMKGLPADASVSDGIKLALKSLAR, from the coding sequence ATGATCGGCAGACTCACCGGCGTCCTCGCGGAGAAATCGCCCCCGCAATTGCTCATCGACGTGAACGGCCTCGGCTACGAGGTCGACGTGCCGATGAGCAGCTTCTACAACCTGCCGGGGCTCGGCGAGCGCGTCACGCTGCTCACCCACTTCGTCGTGCGCGAAGACGCGCAGGTGCTGTACGGCTTTCTCACCCACGACGAGCGCGCCACCTTCCGTCAGCTCGTCAAGATCTCGGGCGTCGGGCCGCGCACCGCGCTGGCCATCCTGTCGGGCTTGAGCGTTTCCGAGCTGGCGCAGGCGGTGAGCCTGCAGGAAAGCGGACGGCTGGTGAAGGTGCCCGGCATCGGCAAAAAAACCGCCGAGCGGCTGCTGCTGGAGCTTAAGGGCAAGCTCGGCGATGCGCTGGCCGCGCCCGCAACGGTGGCCAACGACGCGCACGCCGACATCCTTCAGGCGCTTCTCGCGCTGGGCTACAGCGACCGGGAGGCGGCGGCAGCGATGAAGGGCCTGCCGGCCGATGCGAGCGTGAGCGACGGGATCAAGCTGGCGCTGAAGTCGCTGGCGCGCTGA
- a CDS encoding response regulator transcription factor, whose translation MNNILLLEDLPEIRAWMKQLVLQVFPNSLISEAARVHDARELITAVKFDLALIDLGLPDGSGVDVVAALRESQPEAQSVVVTIHDDDDHLFPALQAGAFGYLLKEQARELIAEQLKRMSQGEPPLSPSIARRVISYFAAQARPQQSAHSMPHVALTERENEVLLRVAKGFTLPEIGVQLNLSRHTIADYVKQIYRKLNVSSRAEAALEAQRLGLFRR comes from the coding sequence ATGAACAACATCCTGCTGCTCGAAGACCTGCCCGAGATCCGCGCCTGGATGAAGCAGCTGGTGCTGCAGGTCTTTCCGAACTCGCTGATCTCCGAAGCGGCGCGCGTGCACGACGCGCGCGAGCTGATCACCGCGGTCAAGTTCGACCTGGCGCTGATCGACCTCGGCCTGCCCGATGGCTCCGGTGTCGACGTGGTGGCGGCGCTGCGCGAGTCGCAGCCGGAAGCGCAGTCGGTGGTGGTCACCATTCACGACGACGACGATCACCTGTTCCCGGCGCTGCAGGCCGGCGCCTTCGGCTACCTGCTGAAGGAGCAGGCGCGCGAGCTGATCGCCGAGCAGCTCAAGCGCATGAGCCAGGGCGAGCCGCCGCTGTCGCCTTCGATCGCGCGGCGCGTCATCTCCTACTTCGCCGCACAGGCACGGCCTCAGCAAAGCGCGCACAGCATGCCGCACGTCGCTCTCACCGAGCGCGAGAACGAGGTGCTGCTGCGCGTGGCCAAGGGCTTCACGCTGCCCGAGATCGGCGTGCAGCTGAACCTGTCGCGCCACACCATTGCAGACTACGTGAAGCAGATCTACCGCAAGCTCAACGTGAGCTCGCGCGCCGAAGCAGCCCTGGAAGCCCAACGCCTCGGCCTGTTCCGCCGCTGA
- the hemB gene encoding porphobilinogen synthase, producing MSILPPFPTSRPRRLRRDEFSRAMVREHRLHPSDLILPVFVLAGHGHTQDVASMPGVQRLSVDRLLPVAEQCLSLGVPAMALFPVIDTALKTEDGREALNPEGLVPTVVRELKKRFPELGLMTDVALDPFTSHGQDGLLDASGYIVNDETVEVLKQQALVQAEAGVDIVAPSDMMDGRIGAIRQSLEARGLIHTRIMAYSAKYASAFYGPFRDAVGSARNLGKSNKKVYQMDPANSDEALREVALDIAEGADMVMVKPGMPYLDIVRRVKDEFRLPTFAYQVSGEYAMLKAAAANGWLDHDAVMMESLLAFKRAGADGVLSYFALDAARLARA from the coding sequence GTGTCCATCCTCCCCCCGTTTCCGACCAGCCGTCCACGCCGATTGCGCCGCGATGAATTCAGCCGCGCGATGGTGCGCGAGCACCGACTGCATCCCTCCGATCTGATCCTGCCGGTGTTCGTGCTCGCCGGGCACGGACACACGCAGGACGTGGCCTCCATGCCCGGCGTGCAGCGCCTCAGCGTGGACCGCCTGCTGCCGGTAGCCGAGCAATGCCTGTCGCTGGGCGTGCCGGCGATGGCACTGTTTCCCGTGATCGACACGGCGCTGAAGACCGAGGACGGCCGCGAGGCGCTGAACCCCGAAGGCCTGGTGCCGACCGTCGTGCGTGAGCTGAAAAAACGCTTTCCCGAGCTCGGCCTGATGACCGACGTGGCCCTCGATCCGTTCACCAGCCACGGCCAGGACGGCCTGCTCGATGCGAGCGGCTACATCGTCAACGACGAGACGGTCGAGGTGCTCAAGCAGCAGGCGCTGGTGCAGGCCGAGGCCGGCGTCGACATCGTCGCCCCGAGCGACATGATGGACGGCCGCATCGGCGCCATCCGACAGTCGCTCGAAGCGCGCGGGCTCATTCACACCAGGATCATGGCCTACAGCGCCAAGTACGCGAGCGCGTTCTACGGCCCGTTCCGCGACGCGGTGGGATCGGCCAGGAACCTGGGCAAGAGCAACAAGAAGGTCTACCAGATGGACCCGGCCAACAGCGACGAGGCGCTGCGCGAAGTGGCGCTCGACATCGCCGAAGGCGCCGACATGGTGATGGTCAAGCCCGGCATGCCCTACCTCGACATCGTGCGCCGCGTGAAGGACGAATTCCGCCTGCCCACGTTCGCCTACCAGGTGAGCGGCGAATACGCGATGCTGAAGGCCGCCGCGGCCAACGGTTGGCTCGATCACGATGCGGTGATGATGGAAAGCCTGCTCGCCTTCAAGCGGGCCGGGGCTGACGGCGTGCTGAGCTACTTCGCGCTCGACGCGGCGCGTCTGGCCCGCGCCTGA
- a CDS encoding copper chaperone PCu(A)C, with product MQFRHLAGLAMACAAFAVQAHGYKLGAITVDHPYARATLPGQPTGGAYLRFENRGPSDRLVAVQTDIAQRVEMHDMKMEGDVMRMRQLDAIEVPTNKAVALHPGGLHLMLIGLKAPLKEGERFAMTLKFEKAGEVKVEVTVDAVKTGEPRDHKH from the coding sequence ATGCAGTTTCGACATCTTGCGGGCCTGGCAATGGCCTGCGCCGCCTTCGCGGTCCAGGCCCATGGCTACAAGCTGGGTGCCATCACCGTGGACCATCCCTACGCGCGCGCCACGCTGCCCGGCCAGCCCACCGGCGGCGCCTACCTGCGCTTCGAGAATCGCGGCCCGTCGGACCGACTGGTGGCGGTGCAGACCGACATCGCGCAGCGTGTCGAGATGCATGACATGAAGATGGAAGGCGACGTGATGCGCATGCGTCAGCTCGATGCCATCGAGGTGCCCACGAACAAGGCGGTGGCGCTGCATCCCGGCGGCCTGCACCTGATGCTGATCGGCCTGAAGGCGCCGTTGAAGGAAGGCGAGCGCTTCGCGATGACGCTGAAGTTCGAGAAGGCCGGCGAGGTGAAGGTGGAGGTGACGGTGGACGCCGTGAAGACCGGCGAGCCCCGCGACCACAAGCACTGA
- the ybeY gene encoding rRNA maturation RNase YbeY — protein sequence MARPPLALSLQFADPAHRAALPRHRVARWIRAALERPAEITVRIVDAQEGRALNRDYRGRDYATNVLTFDYSREPVVSADLILCAPVVAEEARRQRLDLEAHYAHLLVHGALHAQGYDHEADADAQVMEARESEIVMALGYADPYRRRR from the coding sequence ATGGCTCGTCCGCCGCTCGCGCTGTCGCTTCAGTTCGCCGATCCCGCGCACCGAGCGGCGCTGCCGCGGCACCGCGTGGCGCGCTGGATCCGCGCGGCGCTGGAGCGGCCGGCCGAGATCACGGTGCGCATCGTCGATGCGCAAGAGGGGCGCGCGCTGAACCGCGATTACCGCGGCCGCGACTACGCCACCAACGTGCTCACCTTCGACTACAGCCGCGAGCCGGTCGTGTCAGCCGACCTGATCCTGTGCGCGCCGGTGGTGGCCGAAGAGGCACGCCGGCAGAGGCTGGACCTGGAGGCGCACTACGCCCACCTGCTGGTGCACGGAGCGCTGCACGCCCAGGGCTACGACCACGAGGCCGATGCCGATGCCCAGGTGATGGAGGCGCGCGAGAGCGAGATCGTCATGGCGCTGGGCTACGCCGATCCGTACCGGCGCCGGCGCTGA